In Lolium rigidum isolate FL_2022 chromosome 3, APGP_CSIRO_Lrig_0.1, whole genome shotgun sequence, the genomic window GTAATCAAAGCAACAGAGCCTTGCAGATCccatggatcactgcaagcatcagcaactgcttaagcaagcaacatcatgcatcagtacagattttggtgtcacacagacacaaagATGAACAGAAGAGAGGCACAATCATAACAcaacagcttttacaagcaactgatgatcatatgatcatcagaagcttgctagagcatgctaagacatgctagagccaagcttagcaaccacatatttaaccagatcaactatatagccacatctcataaataattgcatcacagataagcaaataaattaaatacaattgtatccagaagcacaccattaAGGGATGGTGTTATCTAGTCAACagccatgctcaattgagcatttccaagattcacagccctatacacatcacacccagggcactggcacttgcataatgcaaggatcatgcagcatgatcaagccaggggcaaggaaaTGCACACACAGAAGCAGCATATGCACAACAGCAGCATACGCATGGCAGCAGCACATCACATCAGCTAGAATTCATGGCAGTAGctctagcagcagcagcacacgccaCACAACAAGCTAGGCGCAacagagcagcagcaacagcacggCAGGCCCTCCATTGGGAGGAAAGCATTAGCTAGAGCTACTgagcgaggaagaagaacaggcacacatgggagaagaagaggtggaggacgtACCAGGGTCGAGCAGGCCAaccaccatggcggccacggcggcacacgccaaggcgcggcggcgccatgccaagccaggccatggcggcgccacagcaccaccccATCGTGGCGGCCACAGCACCATCTCGCCCGGAGCTTGGGGAACCACGGGATCAAGCGGATCCCGAACCCTAGGCATGGCGGCGAGGGTCGATGGCGAGCGAGGGACGGCGTCAGCTCCAAATCGACGCGGAGAGAACGAATCGCCGTCGtctggcggttcgattgcgccccatggcgtaggccatggcggcctgagaccgccggaatcggccggcgacggtgcgggcgacgcaggtcgccagtgagagcggaggggattagggttaggacgagcggcgCGTGGTGCGGGaatgagcgaccgaccgctcgggtcggttggacccgagctggtctagcccaaccctctgggctccactgacaggtgggcccaggggcaaagaggacttttcacaattcaataaaaacatgaaactttggaattcaatagaaaattatttaaagctcttaaaaataaattaaaaatatgaaaaaggatcagcataaaattctctatttaaataaaatatcaaagagaatttttgaagacaattaagaataattcCTATGTtaaggatttaaataatgatttaaatcacacatattattttcattaatgaaaataagtccatcaatgcaattggactttaaaaacaccttgacaacatttcaaggttgtattttactttgaatcaagtatcctcaaattattcttagtattaacctcttacatgaaataataacgacatcggaaggggggaacaaaccctaaaaccggaatcatgcataattgcttctttaaccattgcccttatcggacaatgatgctatttttcagagacagaggacaagggtcagtccacaccttccaactgcaaaactttgcagtgttcaggaaagttcatcacttgctcatgtcatttgagtatttctatcaaattacttgcaaagtactatggttatcactattgcataaaaatcaaaaacactactttcataactatgaatatgactatgtggtgggcaatggaaccatggattgtgttgatatggtggaggttccattgcacgggtttatatccatctaggattaaacaacaaatgtcgccagtgattcttgtgccgtaatacccgtgttaaccataagatccggagtgggacggagtagtcaaaagtgtttccacctctcgttcatcaacggatgcgcttaccgtagcagcttgtgtccggcggaacaaccggagggtggggatcccattctaattccccacggtaaagcattgcttgccgtagcagcttgtgtcttgcggaacaaccggagggtggggatcccattctaattccccacggtaatgcggtctatgatgggttgcagctaccggcgtaggagtgtatggtagagcccaagactcgtcgtcgtggtcggggtccaccccgaaattacgggaataatgggaccggcgtggacccgtggtcggggcatgcaacaaagggtgggtgttcgaggtagcggaggaacatgattggctagaccttataccgggcctcacaccaaaggaagtgtggacgggaaagctgcccggttggcaccaaggttaagatctcttatgggtaaagcaacacacctctcgcgagtgtaaagaatcgtgactcgtcactccctcgttccgggataaggaactgcgaacgcggccggaaaggagctccatgaagttctagtaaaccggtgaaggctgacggacatagctctttggaataaaagcaatctcttgaagaaatgtttaccaaaacttgcattggtattatactttctggtctaatatcgtagctagtgcattaaacacctcttatctataatgaacttgttgagtacgctcgtactcataccactcttaaatcccatgcttagattgtccgaatcgtccggtggaggactacgacaacaatgaaggagccgagatcatcggctatgatgaacccgACCTCTCGTGGAGGTgtcgaaggcgtagactatctcatagtctacggatccggggaggcttccggaggagaccaagcctagagatatccgatagtagtagtaaccgagcagcccgaactcttagtatttagtcgctcgatgaaataaatgtttagtttaatgagactcttgtattgtaagttaagttgggttcacctcgaacccgggagtattcctcttaggacccaagaggagctccaagatgacatgtgtatgatagttgtaataataaatgaatgagttatggaccctgctatgttctgttgtactactctgagggttgtaatatttgcggaatggtacttcgtgaatgttatatcaacgactggcatactacaacatgcagtggtatgcagggtcaccacactacCTCGAGTAGGTGGCGGCACCCATGGCCCCTGACCATTAGCGCAAGCCTGCCATGGCCCCTGACCAACGTAAGTATCTTATCCATTTAGTTAACTTACTCACTGATGATTTGTTAATTTGATTTCTGGTATTTTTAACTTGAGTAAGCATTGAtaaaagttgatttctaggtagcTTCTAAGTTGCTCACTTTTTCTGTAAAGTTGTTGTACCAAGTAGCTGCTAAGTTCCTGGGTCTACCACATCATTTATATCCAGGGTGCGTGTGGATGGATCTAATATGCAAACGCTTGCTTAATCTTGATTGTTGTGTTTTAAGAATAGATTTAGTCTAGAACCCTAGAGACATGCAGATTCTAATCTAAGAGTAAAAGAAGAAGATACATAAAGGGGGAATATGGGACGTTAGGTTACGTCACTTACGTGTGCTCTGATTACCTCCATCCTTTTGTTTTAATAGATTTATTAAGCCTTAAATCATGACAAATCTGGTGAATTGCAGGTTTAATGGAGATCTGCAAGAGAGAAAGAAGAGAAGAGTCCTGGAAGGGGCGTCACGTGGTCCTTGGCCGTGGTTGGCGCTTGTGAGCTAGAGGTATACCATCACGTGAGGGATGGTCCAAGTGGCGTTGGACTATTGGAGAACCTGGTCAGCTACTGGGGCGGATATGTGTCTGATTTTTTTGGGCGAGTGCTAGGTGGGACAAAAGAGCACCCGGATGCTGGGTGGAACAAAAGAGCACCCGGATGCTGGGATAGACAAACCAGCACCGGATGCTAGCTAGCCACGTCCAAAAGGAAAAGACGACGAGATGGTGAGGCAACGCGAGGAGATGGAGAAAGAAGTCAAGACTCAGGGTGGCTCTTCGCGTTGGCAGAGACAGTGAGGCGTCATCGCGTCGAGCATCGGCCTCGCGTTTCTAATATACTTTGACCCGACGAGTTTTCACGTGTTTAACAGTGTTCAGCCCGTCTAAGCCCGGCCTGCCAAACGGGACTTGGAGAGTTTTACAGAGTATTGTGTTGACCTGGTATAATACACATCGAACCCAGAAAACACTTGTGCCAAATGAGGCCTTATGGGAACTCTCGAAAGGACCGGTTGGTTCTCGCTTAAGTGAAACTCGGGCTTCTAAACCCTGCTAGCTGCTATGTAACGAAGTGCACAACATTTGGCTAAATCAGGCCTTGTTTGGAACCAAGAAAAGCTGCAAGAGTTTATGTCGGCAGCATAGCGGTGTTTCTCTGATGTTTAGGTTACAAAATCCCGACAAGTTCTGATCAAGATCATAATTTGGCAATACTAAGAAGGACCGACAGACCAGCAGCTCACAAAATTATCCAAGAACAGCTACACCGAAGCCACTATGCAAACTGAAACAGCCGCTTCGTGCAGCAATTGCAGACAAAACAAAGCAGTATCATTGTGTTTGTACTATATAAGAGGAAATGACAATTTCACTTATCATATATAAATTCACCTCATGTGAGCATCAGGATTCAGGACATATCCACATAGCAGTGATCACAGTAGCAGGCATAGGTGAAGTCTCATCAGTGATCACAGTAGCAGGCATTACTACTGAAGAGTTCTTGCAGTCTTGATGGATCTTAGCCACTTCATGCCATGGTGTCTGAAACTCTTAATATAACTTAACTACAACAATCACCATGTGTTTGTTAGAGGAATAGCAACTTGTATTCCACGGGGGCCaaatgccacaatatatagtacatgtacatgtgtgaaaTATGCAAGGAACCCCTTAATTACAGGGGAAAATACAAAATACAAATATCTCTGTAACAGTATTGACATGTTTTCGCCAAGGCATTACCTTCAGCGAAGTACGGTAAGAATTTGATCGAAACTGCTAGGTTACACGGTCAATGCCTCGTGAATGAGTTTGTTTGCGACATCCTTTGATAGCCCCATTACACTGTCACTAGAACCAACCTACATGATGAATGAGCTCATATCAAATGAGCTTGAAATGGAACAGTAGCACCATAAGAAGCTAAGAAAGAGAGAAACTAACCACTGCTTCCACAAATGGTAATGTCAATGGATGTTCTAGCAGCAAACCACCTGCGACCCTAAATACGACCCCCTCATCGATCTAGCAGCAAAATAGAAAGAGAGGGTGTAGCTCAGTGACATAATGTAATGACAATATTACAAAATCTGCAAATATTCTTATGATGGAATAAAACAAGACCTTACCAAtttctcaatgacctcctctggtaTGTCATGGAAGTACACCTGAAGAGTGAGCAAAAACTACATTGGTCAATTTACATCCACAAATAATACATGTATATCTAATCACAGCAGGTTGCTTTTGACTGCTTAATTGGAACAATCCCATTTACTGAGTGTGCTCCATAAGAATTAACATCATAAGAATAAGCTGCAACATTGATTTCAAATGAATTTGAATGATCTTATGTTGTACATGTTGCTCCtgaacaaaaaaatcaaaaatacccAAGGAAGTATGACTGAGAAATTTTACTACAAAATATAGGTGAAAGAGGACCAAGTTCCAGTTTACGGTAGCTATAAACATAGCTAGATGCATAGACCAAAGTTTGCAACACTAAGTAAAGAAACTACAGTCAAGGTCAATTACTGAGCATTTTTCCCTGGAATCAAAATCTAAACACGAAGATACAAATAAATAAGGTTGCTTAGATGTTTATGGGTTGCATGTATGAAATAAGTCGATGGGACTTCAATCACACAATTCAATGGGATCACCCACATTCCAACAGGACAATCTTGTAGAAGAGTGGATTACCTCAGCTTTGTCTAAACTACCTAGCTTCTTGCCGGTCGTAAGATTAGTTACAACCACACCACCCACAGTTGACACATGCCCACCAGAATAACCTTGTGAAAATAATGGTTCAACTGATTAATACATAAACACACTGGACAATCAGATACAATGTGCCTGGGCAATGGACATATTGACGGACCTTTAAGGAATTGGCGTGCTTCTTCCTTGGTGCTTGGCTTTTCTCTAATAATCCCTTCATGGACGACCACCTCAAAGTCAACTACGTTTTAGTACGTAATAATGCAAAGAATGACAACATAGTAAAACTGAAAAAACGTTCCAAAGAATATGTGAACACATGAAATAGTTGCATTATGCATCACTACCATTAAGCTTTGTACTGCTGAAGAATTTAGCATGTAGAATTTCAGATAAGAAAAGGTATCAATAGATCGTTTCTTCACTAGCCAAATATCCATGCTCCGCAGCGGAAAAAAAAAATCGATCATGTTAATACATTATTATCAGCTTAGCTGCCTCCGCTCGTGTGTTTCAGTTGCTTATTATCGTTAGATAGCTTTTAGCAAGTGGGAAAAAGAGAGGTGGGAGTTATGGATAAACCAAGCCTCGCCATTCTCATCTAAAAGATATTGTTAAGAAGAGTTAGATTACTTTCTTTGAACTGGGAACTTCTCCATCAGTAGAGCTAAATGACTGATAGCCAACATACAATGCAATTAAATCTCAGGTAATAATTATTTAACCTAATGAGACCTTGATCTAGCTTAAAaagtatcaaaaaaaaaaaattaaaggcATAAATGAAATTGCCAATGTTGACGAACATAGCATACAACAAAATTTGGCTAACAAAGTACATGCTATGTTGAACTAGTAGCGCTCCCAAAAAGGAGACGGAAAAAATGCCAAACTAGATCTAAGGACGAAaagatgtactccctccattcaataATATAAGACCTTTTAGATATTTCAAAGTGGACTAGGTACGAACCAAAGTGAGTGAATGTACACACTAAAAGTGAACTAGATACGGGCCAAAATTGGTGAATCTCCAAAAAACTAAAAGCTCTTATATTATTAAACCGAGTACAAGAAAATACCGCATCCCTACTAAATTTGCCTCGTAGAACATTACAGATGATGGATCTTATTGTTTATACATCTAAAACTATTTTTTAGAATGAATTATACAACTAACACTTGAAAAACAATTGAGcagaaaaactaaaaaaaaatgaatgctccctctgttccatatttGTTGTCGCAGATTCAGatggaggaggggggggggggggggcactaaTCATTTATTTTGCATTTGGTGATATCAAATTGCCATATGCAGAAATATGGAACAGGCATCATCATGCTACCAAAAATAGACAACATTTAAGTAGATGCAAGTGGGTCACTATTAGGGTCCTCTCTACCATCCTTAGTTTAAAAAATGAACTAATTTTTCCAAAATGATGATGCCATTGGAaaagttagttcatttttttaaCTAAAGAGGGTATAATGGTGACCCATTTGCATCTATAGGAATCCATGAAACATCCAAAAACACCAAAGAGAAGCCACAGTGTGGCATAGATGTATTTATAAAATATTTATGTATTACCATCCAAATTCTATCTAAAGCTAGCATAGATAATCTGCACTTACTATGTCAGAGGTTATCAGGAGTGTTGGTTGGTCACCTTCTTTCTGGTAATCAGAAATCCTCATTCTTGACATGATAGCATCAGCCTGAAATATGTATACAATGGTTAATGTCCGTAAGGAAAGAAATGTCAGAACCTAAACATTCTTGCAGAAGATCCAACACAGACTTTGATATCTAGAAATAGCAATCCAGCATTTACCTTTTGGGTTTGAAAGTTGATGGACCGTGCAAACACGCAAACATAATCCAGCAAAAAATTATCTCAccaattattatttatttattttacactTCAATGATAAATTTATAACTAAATCAAAACTGACAATAATACCACAGCAGGACGATCTCATATCTCATTGAAGCTACCATGGTTCCTTGAGTTAAGAACTATGACCTACTAAGATTATGTGGATACTGATTAGCAAGAAAATTCTTAATGTTCTCCTACAAGCAAAACGTGGCACTTAACTTTGAGCCAGTAATGCAAATGCTACTGAATGGTAGAAGCTATAACACAGAAAACGAGAGGCAAACTAAAGCTACTCTCATAACAGGAACTAGAAACAGCTTTCATAAGAGACATAAAAGATTTTTACAGTACCAACAAATAGAAAAAGCATTCTACCTTGGCCTCCGCAAGAACCATGACTAGTTCTTCCGGATCCTCCCTTCTTATGCTCCTCTCGTCGATGTCCGCGGTCTGAAACCAAGAAACCAAATCCACTCAAGGaataataactccaagaaaaattTCAAGGGGAAAAGGAAAAATTCACTGACGCCCACCATGACTTGGAACTCGAACCCCATCTCGTTGAGGATGTTCTTCCTGGCAACCGACGAGGACCCCAGAATCAACTGCAATGAATTCATTCAACACGTCACGTACTCATCCTAGCGGTGAACCAAAGGAAAAGGCTAGTTAATCAGTGAGGCGAACCTTGAAAGGCTGGGggttcccggcggcggcggcggcggaggaagaggatgtAGACATTGCAGTCTTGCAGCAGAGGAGGCGAGTTTGAGTGAGCCGGCTAGGAGGGGAGAGGAGGCGCTGCGGCGGCGTTCCGAGAAGATGGGGTGGACGCTGGTGAGGAAGGGGCGCGGTGGTCGCAGACGGCGCCACCGGGCAGAGGAGATTGCAGGGACGGTGGGAAGATTGCATTTTCGTCCCGGTACCGAGAAAAACAATTCATCAACCTGGAAAAAACGATTGTACTACTAGAAAATTTGTTTCTTCGGCTGACCGGATGTCATCAGTCATCACCCCTACTATTAATAAAAGGGAGAGAGGCCAACTAATCTTAACCGTACAGCAGCATATCCTAGGGTAGAAAGTTTTAAAACGGGCTATTATCGAGCTAATTATATCGGTACAACAACTTGTAACTGATGTGCATATTGGTACAGCATCTCTAGCATATCCCCGTCCGACCCGCATCCGCATAATACCCGTCGATTTTCGGTTTGAAGGGAAAAAAATCCGTTCAGATCCCGTATCGGAccccatttccaaaaaaaaaaaaaaaacggtcggCTCCGATGCGCCGCGCGACCCCAAAGTTCCTGGGTCGGAGGGGTTGTGCGAGGCCGGCCTTCATCCATTCCCCCCCTTGGCGCGAAGGAAGTTTCAACTCTtcccttctcttcttcctcccgcTGACGCGCGCCGCCGCAGATCCTGGCCTCCCCCGCCCTTCCCCTCCGATTCCGACCGATAGAAGCACGCGCGCGGGCCTGCCGTGTCCGCTTCGCCCGCCGGTGCACGAATCGGGCACCAATCGGCCGGAATCGACGCCGTCGGCGCACGCCTCGCCGCCGACCGGTAATCCTTTTCCCCAAGCTCGTCGTAGCCGCGGATTTGCCGCCGTAGATCTGATGGTTAGCCGCGGTTGTTGCGCCTTGCAGATGGACCCGTGCGCACTATTTTTGttggaggattcatcctcctccgatgacttggacttggaggagctgctcgacgacgagttggagcagacggcggtgatactcgcgacggcggcggcggtaacGGACGTGCGGCCGAAGAAGCGGAAGGGCTCGACCATGGGGCGACTGTGCATTCCGCGGAATCGCGCCCTTGGCCACACTTTGCTCATGCGCGATTACTTCGCCGAGGCACCGACATATCCGCCCCATCTTTTTCACCGCCGGTACAGAATGCGGCGATCTTTGTTCAACAAAATCGTCGCAATGTGTGAGGATAACACGCGGTACTTCAAGCGCAAAAGAAATGCCACCGGGCTCTTGGGATTTAGCGCGCACCAAAAAATATATGCCGTCATGCGCACGTTTACATACCGTCTGATTGAGAATGACAAGGATGCAAAACAGCTGCTACCATTGGCAAAGGCACGACAACTAGGATTTATTTGTGTTTCCAACCATTTGTTGTTTGCTTCATTTGTTGTTGATTTATATTGTTCGAAAATATTTGTTCCAATTTGTATTATTTGTAATGTATGACAATAAGCAtttgtgtaataatttggattatTGTTATATTTATCGTATCAATTTGTGTAATAATTCTGATTGTGCTATTTTATAAAACCCTTTACATCTGGTTTTGGTTGCGGGCCGAAAAACGGCCGCGCAGTCCAAACGTGATAAACCTGGCCCGCATATAAGCATATTCCCGATGCTAGCTCACACGTACACACGTGCAGGTACTGCTGCTTTTGCCTGCACGCACATGCTGCTGCTAGCTGTGTAGTTGCCCGCTGCTGCCTAGGACAGTGGTGGTGGCCGCACACAGGCGGCCGCGATGCCGCGCGGAGGCGAGGACGACAGGAGCACGAGTCGAACCATGTCAGTGAGGGGCGAGGTGCTGCTTGCTGCTACTGCACGCGGGCGAGGCGCaggttggtggtgggcggcggaccACGACGACCCGACCGCGGCGAGGCCAAGCCCCGGACGCTGTTGGAGATGGAGAGGGCGTGGCATCCGGGGAGGCGCAATGGTCGGCCATGGGCGGAGGACGGCTAGGGGCAGCGCGCGGGAGACCAGGGCGCGTGAAGAAGTGAAGTGTAAGAGAGAGAAAGAACTCGTTTTCGGCATATTCTTGATATATACCCTTATACTGGTTTTTTTTTAGGCACTGATCTACGTGCGTTGTTCTCAGCCCTTAAAACTTGTTTTTTCTTGACCCGTCTTTACGTTTTAATGGTTAGACTTTTCCTCAAAATATTGATTCGCCCTACTTATAAATAAAACCGCAATGGCCAAACTGATACAATGTGAAGAGGAGAACttcttacaaagcagatcaaaggataaacaaaaaagaacatgGAAAACCAAAACTAGTGACCACGTTGGAACGGACCGAGTCTAGTCGGGGCTCCACAACGATGCCCCCAAGAGGGTAGCgacacattagagcatctccagtcgcgtcccccaaagggatttggggcgcgccggacaaaaaaagcgttccagccgcgtcccccaaagcccatttttgtccggcgcggcccgatacggtgtccggcgccccgagcccgtccccgtcccacagggacgctccggggacgccggacacaacgaaagcgaggccaaccgacgcggggccgacccgtcggcggcacagggaaaattcgtctcacactcccgccaaatcccgccgctcccgccaaatcgcgcctataccgccgcgcacgagcctcccaaaacatatcccgccgatttctttctccctcccgccgtccacccgccgccgctaccctctccccattccatggcgccgccgacagcccccaaaaagatggcgaagaaagcggccaagaagccgccgggcaatgcgacgataggggcgaaagcgccgttcgcgaagccgcggaaggcgccggctgcgaagaagaagcccgaaggaatgaccgaagatcaatggcagcaagattgcctgcgccggaagctatcgacggcggagcggaaaggccggagggcggtggagctggagaagaaggctcaggcggcgcgccagcaccagcacgtaatggtcgggtgtatcgccgccaccaacgcgagcccatggagtacgtccatgCCGGCGTACATTCCCggagtgatctctccgtcgcaagccgccttctacaacgacggcccctccgccactcccgggtgcgtgacgcctaacttgtcgccgcactaccaggatgcgctgccgcacggcggcttcaaccccaacaacctctactcctcggcgtacgagcagcgcgagccaggacccggtccggacggcgaccctttcaccggccgcaggggtcc contains:
- the LOC124702945 gene encoding 7-methyl-GTP pyrophosphatase-like isoform X2, with protein sequence MQSSHRPCNLLCPVAPSATTAPLPHQRPPHLLGTPPQRLLSPPSRLTQTRLLCCKTAMSTSSSSAAAAAGNPQPFKLILGSSSVARKNILNEMGFEFQVMTADIDERSIRREDPEELVMVLAEAKADAIMSRMRISDYQKEGIIREKPSTKEEARQFLKGYSGGHVSTVGGVVVTNLTTGKKLGSLDKAEVYFHDIPEEVIEKLIDEGVVFRVAGGLLLEHPLTLPFVEAVVGSSDSVMGLSKDVANKLIHEALTV
- the LOC124702945 gene encoding 7-methyl-GTP pyrophosphatase-like isoform X1, whose product is MQSSHRPCNLLCPVAPSATTAPLPHQRPPHLLGTPPQRLLSPPSRLTQTRLLCCKTAMSTSSSSAAAAAGNPQPFKLILGSSSVARKNILNEMGFEFQVMTADIDERSIRREDPEELVMVLAEAKADAIMSRMRISDYQKEGDQPTLLITSDIVVVHEGIIREKPSTKEEARQFLKGYSGGHVSTVGGVVVTNLTTGKKLGSLDKAEVYFHDIPEEVIEKLIDEGVVFRVAGGLLLEHPLTLPFVEAVVGSSDSVMGLSKDVANKLIHEALTV